A genome region from Salinigranum halophilum includes the following:
- a CDS encoding IS6 family transposase, protein MPETNRLSGPTEWIDLEFVERQRTPEFAIQVGIQLHLAGLSLSNTKPYLEKLGVERSRTAIHDWVRKADLQPDCDVSPNQIAVDETVIRVNGQRHWLYAAVDPETNQFLHLRLFQTCTTQLTVLFLRELREKQQLSDTTSLIDDAAHLKAALDRLGLRSRVNRHGNRNSVERVFRGIKRRTSLFSNTFSNAKLSTADSWLRAFAVWWNRCQS, encoded by the coding sequence ATGCCCGAAACCAACCGCCTCAGCGGACCTACCGAGTGGATTGACTTGGAATTTGTGGAGCGACAGCGGACACCCGAGTTCGCGATTCAAGTGGGTATTCAGCTTCATCTTGCTGGTCTGTCGCTCTCGAATACCAAACCATATCTTGAGAAGTTGGGTGTCGAGCGAAGTCGAACCGCGATTCACGACTGGGTGCGGAAAGCTGATCTACAGCCCGACTGCGATGTGAGTCCTAATCAGATTGCGGTTGACGAAACGGTGATTCGAGTCAACGGCCAGCGCCACTGGCTGTACGCTGCGGTCGATCCTGAAACAAACCAATTCCTTCATCTACGGCTGTTTCAGACGTGTACAACGCAACTCACCGTGCTGTTTCTTCGTGAACTCCGTGAGAAACAGCAGCTCTCAGACACCACGTCTTTGATCGATGATGCGGCTCATCTCAAAGCTGCACTTGACCGACTCGGCCTCCGATCTCGAGTGAACCGCCATGGAAATCGAAACAGCGTCGAACGTGTCTTTCGTGGGATAAAACGACGAACCTCTTTGTTCTCAAATACGTTCTCGAACGCTAAGCTATCGACCGCGGATTCGTGGCTGAGGGCCTTCGCCGTCTGGTGGAATCGATGTCAAAGTTAA
- a CDS encoding beta-alanine-activating enzyme beta-propeller domain-containing protein: MTESPIPDRSTVASPPRRTLDYTTLRVGDRPIDTGGHAIVYEVSLNGPDPPDRIALKEPHCRETLTREVVERFLAEASTWELVDRRQRSEPRWQDSEHVVGVIDTGDDLPWVAMEFMDGGDLDSRLRDNPDGLPVDEALWIGESICRGVEVAHSYGIAHLDLKPANVLFRSTPTGVWDVPKVADWGLSRVLAEQTGTMEGLSVEYAAPEQFDADGYGAPDTLTDVYQLGALVYALLTGEPPYTGSQVSIMHDVLSGAAPATPSNVRDDVPAALDAAVATALNTAKSNRYRTATTFGDALEAIRTDRALPPVVARQLDDAHDTGRSLGGHAEPDSRPDHGRQSTEAQPTGAQPTQWPMFRGGPARTGSTGQSRGPRERVAERWTLETGGAISSSPTVVEGTVYVGSGDGHLYAVDTATGAEQWCVKTEDAVTSSPTVVDGTVYVGSKDSQLYAVDTTTGEVQWRMVTGDPMKSSPAVVDGTAYVGSDDSHLYAVDTETGFVQWVFEREFRIDSSPAVVDGTVYVGCRDYWVYAVDASTGDKQWSSGSYRPVYSSPVVVDGTVYVGAKDGYVRALDADTGEEQWRFDTGDVVYSSPAVVDGRLYVGNNDGQVSALDADTGEERWTVEIGAARFLRSSPAVSRSTVYVCGGDQHVYAFEAATGEEQWRFETDSSVQWSSPAVGDGTVYVGSNDGVLYALVEATD; this comes from the coding sequence ATGACCGAGTCGCCGATCCCCGATCGCTCGACGGTCGCCAGTCCACCACGCAGGACTCTCGACTACACGACGCTCCGGGTCGGCGACCGTCCGATCGACACGGGAGGCCATGCAATCGTCTACGAGGTCAGCCTCAACGGCCCCGACCCGCCAGACCGGATCGCGCTCAAGGAACCACACTGTCGGGAGACGTTGACGCGAGAGGTGGTCGAGCGGTTTCTCGCGGAGGCCAGCACCTGGGAGCTGGTCGACAGACGCCAGCGGAGCGAGCCGCGCTGGCAAGACTCCGAACACGTCGTCGGCGTGATCGACACCGGCGACGACCTCCCCTGGGTCGCGATGGAGTTCATGGACGGCGGCGACCTTGACAGCCGACTTCGAGACAACCCCGACGGGCTCCCGGTCGACGAGGCCCTCTGGATCGGTGAGTCGATCTGTCGAGGCGTGGAGGTCGCACACAGCTACGGCATCGCGCATCTCGACCTCAAACCCGCAAACGTCCTCTTCCGGAGCACACCGACGGGCGTGTGGGACGTCCCGAAGGTGGCCGACTGGGGGCTCTCACGGGTGCTGGCCGAGCAGACTGGGACCATGGAAGGCCTGTCGGTTGAGTACGCCGCGCCCGAGCAGTTCGACGCCGACGGGTACGGCGCCCCAGATACCCTGACGGACGTCTACCAGCTCGGCGCACTCGTCTACGCGCTCCTGACCGGCGAGCCCCCGTACACCGGCAGCCAGGTCAGCATCATGCACGACGTCCTCTCCGGAGCGGCGCCGGCAACACCCAGCAACGTGCGCGACGATGTCCCTGCGGCACTCGACGCCGCGGTCGCGACGGCGCTCAACACGGCTAAGTCCAACCGGTACCGCACGGCCACCACGTTCGGCGACGCGCTCGAGGCGATTCGGACCGACCGAGCGCTCCCACCGGTCGTCGCCCGCCAGCTGGATGACGCCCACGACACCGGCCGGTCGCTCGGGGGACACGCCGAGCCGGACAGCCGACCAGACCACGGACGTCAGTCCACGGAAGCCCAACCGACGGGAGCCCAGCCCACACAGTGGCCGATGTTCCGCGGTGGGCCGGCACGCACCGGATCCACCGGTCAGTCACGCGGGCCACGCGAGCGGGTCGCCGAACGGTGGACCCTCGAAACGGGCGGGGCGATTAGCTCGTCTCCCACCGTCGTCGAAGGGACGGTCTACGTCGGGAGCGGCGACGGTCATCTGTACGCTGTGGACACGGCGACCGGGGCCGAGCAGTGGTGCGTGAAGACCGAAGACGCGGTGACCTCCTCACCCACCGTCGTCGACGGGACGGTCTACGTCGGGAGCAAGGACAGCCAACTGTACGCCGTGGACACGACGACCGGGGAAGTGCAGTGGCGCATGGTGACCGGAGACCCGATGAAGTCTTCACCTGCTGTCGTCGACGGGACGGCCTACGTCGGGAGCGACGACAGCCACCTGTACGCCGTGGACACCGAGACCGGCTTCGTGCAGTGGGTCTTCGAGCGCGAGTTCAGAATCGACTCGTCCCCGGCGGTGGTCGACGGGACGGTCTACGTCGGCTGTCGCGACTACTGGGTGTACGCGGTGGACGCGTCGACGGGCGACAAACAGTGGTCGAGCGGGTCGTATCGACCGGTGTACTCGTCGCCGGTTGTCGTCGACGGGACGGTCTACGTCGGAGCGAAGGACGGGTACGTCCGCGCGCTGGACGCCGACACCGGCGAGGAACAGTGGCGGTTCGACACCGGTGACGTTGTGTACTCGTCGCCGGCTGTCGTCGATGGGAGGCTCTACGTCGGAAACAATGACGGACAGGTCTCCGCGCTGGACGCCGACACTGGTGAAGAACGGTGGACTGTCGAGATCGGCGCCGCGAGGTTTCTGCGGTCGTCACCGGCAGTGAGCAGGTCGACCGTCTACGTCTGCGGGGGTGACCAACACGTCTACGCGTTCGAGGCGGCGACCGGCGAGGAACAGTGGCGGTTCGAGACCGACAGTAGCGTGCAGTGGTCCTCCCCCGCGGTCGGCGACGGGACCGTCTACGTCGGGAGCAACGACGGCGTCTTGTACGCGCTTGTCGAGGCGACCGACTGA
- a CDS encoding outer membrane protein assembly factor BamB family protein, which translates to MTRGDNNSSGLRPIEPGDFVYLSLTEVEIRDGEVHTNEGLGSIDTYGVLVGAGELPVVLERSLVGTQVGHEAGIEFESRSVLVDPVTEEEHWVPVDEVTGIGEVTSTISDIPSEEVATRLEDGGIKSAWHLVIADPERFTDVFLLDKSRVQELRTAAKDVLADRRLLSYEVVEVYSWHERTDEGRPSGITAGGQTSPTSDPTVIKTDILDGGDPEGGADTTATAAATGTDGPEDWPMFRGGPARSGANPSVQRSPAPTCNIDWQFDTSGSVVSSPAVARGTVFVGSQNGRLYALDTADGTELWTADLGSGIRSSPAVADETVIVGCTGTNETIYALSTVDGTVQWSLDAGEIVSSSPAVVDGTVYIGTNRNAVSALSVEDGTTHWTADVGGNVRSSPAVVDDTVYFGSDDRYVYAVSAADGSEQWRTRTDGKIYATPAVVDSTVYVGSSDGGIYALYPGDGDRLWQFRTNAEVMSSPAVANDTVFAGSYDGTLYALSSQRGKVRWQFDTDHWIRSSPTVVDGTVYIGCNDYGIHAFGAETGDRRWRIGTGARVYSSPAVADGTVYIGSHDGCVYALR; encoded by the coding sequence GTGACTCGCGGTGACAACAACTCGTCCGGGCTTCGCCCCATCGAGCCAGGTGATTTCGTTTATCTCTCTCTCACAGAGGTCGAAATACGGGACGGAGAGGTTCACACCAATGAAGGATTGGGTTCGATCGATACCTACGGCGTGCTCGTGGGTGCTGGGGAGTTGCCAGTCGTGCTCGAACGCTCGCTTGTCGGAACTCAGGTCGGCCATGAGGCTGGCATCGAGTTCGAATCCAGATCTGTGCTTGTCGACCCCGTTACCGAGGAGGAACACTGGGTACCCGTCGACGAGGTGACCGGCATCGGCGAGGTTACCTCTACCATCTCCGATATCCCTTCTGAGGAGGTTGCAACCCGCCTGGAAGACGGTGGAATCAAATCCGCGTGGCATCTCGTGATCGCCGATCCGGAGCGATTCACGGACGTGTTTCTGCTGGACAAATCACGTGTTCAGGAGCTGCGGACAGCCGCAAAAGACGTGCTCGCGGACCGACGACTGCTCTCGTACGAGGTCGTCGAGGTGTACAGCTGGCACGAACGGACCGACGAGGGACGTCCTTCAGGCATCACCGCGGGAGGGCAGACGAGCCCGACGAGTGATCCGACCGTCATTAAGACGGACATCCTCGACGGCGGTGATCCCGAGGGCGGTGCTGATACCACGGCCACGGCCGCGGCAACGGGGACGGATGGTCCGGAGGACTGGCCAATGTTCCGTGGAGGTCCTGCCCGATCCGGGGCGAACCCCTCAGTGCAGCGGTCTCCGGCACCGACGTGTAACATCGACTGGCAGTTCGATACCAGTGGTTCAGTCGTGTCGTCACCGGCAGTCGCCCGGGGAACGGTGTTCGTCGGGAGTCAAAACGGACGCCTGTACGCGTTGGACACTGCTGACGGTACTGAACTGTGGACGGCCGACCTAGGAAGTGGGATACGGTCTTCACCCGCAGTCGCTGATGAAACGGTTATCGTGGGGTGCACAGGTACCAACGAAACTATTTACGCGTTGTCAACTGTGGATGGGACCGTCCAGTGGAGTCTCGACGCGGGTGAGATCGTCTCGTCTTCGCCAGCCGTGGTCGACGGGACGGTGTACATCGGGACCAACCGTAACGCCGTCTCTGCGCTTTCCGTCGAGGATGGGACCACGCACTGGACAGCCGACGTTGGGGGGAACGTCAGATCCTCACCTGCGGTGGTTGATGATACGGTCTACTTCGGCAGTGACGACAGGTACGTGTACGCCGTGTCTGCTGCGGATGGATCCGAACAGTGGCGAACGCGAACGGATGGGAAGATCTACGCCACTCCAGCAGTCGTCGACTCGACGGTGTACGTCGGGAGTTCGGATGGTGGAATCTACGCCTTGTACCCCGGCGACGGTGATCGACTCTGGCAGTTCCGGACGAACGCCGAAGTAATGTCCTCACCCGCCGTCGCGAACGATACCGTCTTTGCGGGGAGTTACGACGGGACTCTCTACGCGCTGAGCAGTCAACGGGGCAAGGTGCGCTGGCAGTTCGACACGGACCACTGGATCAGATCATCGCCGACGGTCGTCGACGGAACCGTATACATCGGCTGCAACGACTACGGCATTCACGCGTTCGGTGCCGAGACGGGTGATCGACGGTGGCGGATCGGAACCGGCGCCCGAGTGTATTCATCCCCAGCGGTCGCCGATGGAACGGTCTATATTGGCAGTCATGACGGCTGTGTCTATGCGCTCCGTTGA